In Juglans microcarpa x Juglans regia isolate MS1-56 chromosome 7D, Jm3101_v1.0, whole genome shotgun sequence, the following are encoded in one genomic region:
- the LOC121238728 gene encoding ABSCISIC ACID-INSENSITIVE 5-like protein 2: MGIETMGSQGVGDSNGKQSEFQPLVRQNSMYSLTLDEVQNQLGDLGKPLSSMNLDELLKNVWTAEANQSTGMDIEGTAQANQTMLQHQASLSLTSALSKKTVDEVWRDIQQSKNNKEKKSRERQPTLGEMTLEDFLVKAGVVAETSSEKKGAGPVVVDQNVAPQFPPQGQWMQYPPQQYQHPQQGMMGVYMPGQPIPQPLHIGAGAVMDVAYPENQVALSSPLMGTLSDTQLSGRKRGIPEDMIERTVERRQKRMIKNRESAARSRARKQAYTNELENKVSRLEEENELLRKRKELEKMLPSVPPPEPKYQLRRTSSAPI; encoded by the exons ATGGGGATCGAGACAATGGGGTCTCAAGGTGTGGGAGATAGTAATGGCAAACAGTCGGAATTCCAGCCATTGGTGCGACAAAACTCAATGTACAGTCTTACACTCGATGAGGTTCAAAATCAGTTAGGTGACTTGGGGAAGCCACTTAGCAGCATGAACCTTGACGAGCttctaaaaaatgtttggaCTGCTGAGGCCAACCAGTCCACAGGTATGGACATTGAGGGCACAGCACAGGCCAATCAAACTATGCTGCAGCATCAGGCTAGCCTTTCATTAACTAGTGCTCTGAGCAAGAAGACAGTGGATGAGGTTTGGAGAGATATTCAGCAAAGTAAAAATAACAAGGAAAAGAAGTCTCGGGAGCGGCAGCCTACTTTGGGAGAGATGACATTGGAGGATTTCTTGGTGAAAGCAGGAGTTGTGGCTGAAACATCTTCAGAGAAAAAAGGTGCTGGTCCTGTTGTGGTTGATCAGAATGTAGCCCCACAGTTTCCACCGCAAGGTCAGTGGATGCAGTATCCACCACAACAATATCAACATCCACAACAAGGTATGATGGGGGTTTACATGCCCGGCCAGCCTATACCACAGCCACTGCACATTGGGGCTGGTGCTGTGATGGATGTTGCATATCCGGAGAATCAGGTAGCATTATCTTCACCTTTGATGGGAACCTTGTCGGACACACAGTTGTCTGGTAGGAAAAGAGGCATCCCAGAGGACATGATCGAGAGGACTGTTGAGAGAAGGCAGAAGAGGATGATCAAGAACCGAGAATCTGCTGCCCGTTCACGAGCAAGGAAGCAG GCTTACACTAATGAACTGGAGAACAAAGTTTCACGTctggaagaggaaaatgaaCTGCTCCGGAAACGGAAG GAGCTAGAGAAAATGTTGCCATCTGTACCTCCTCCCGAGCCAAAGTATCAGCTTCGCAGAACATCATCAGCCCCAATCTGA